A genome region from Nitrosopumilus sp. includes the following:
- a CDS encoding C2H2-type zinc finger protein, producing the protein MLTIDCRDVISIKNDLLVYVADQVAAIPTLKNNQFTLSSLDDDEIIDTGKVISAIKEYLDSIDEGKNFAVISNNGVINITSVSGRVIEKTSSETEHQMFSCTHCGFVTQYQVELNVHMRIHYL; encoded by the coding sequence GCTCACAATAGATTGCAGAGATGTGATTTCCATAAAGAATGATTTACTAGTTTATGTTGCTGATCAAGTTGCTGCTATTCCTACCTTGAAAAATAATCAGTTTACTTTATCTTCTTTGGATGATGATGAAATTATTGATACTGGCAAAGTTATTTCTGCGATAAAAGAATATTTGGATTCTATTGATGAGGGAAAAAACTTTGCTGTCATTTCTAATAATGGTGTAATTAACATCACCTCTGTATCTGGTAGAGTGATCGAGAAGACTTCTTCTGAAACTGAACACCAAATGTTTTCATGTACTCATTGTGGTTTTGTAACTCAATATCAAGTTGAATTAAATGTCCATATGAGAATTCATTATCTTTAA